A genomic segment from Anaerobaca lacustris encodes:
- a CDS encoding PfkB family carbohydrate kinase, protein MSLLVTGSIGIDTIKTPHGVSERCLGGSSIYFSMAASFFAPVRFVGVVGDDCPFDLAEVFKGRDVDLRGLEVRSGSKTFVWHGTYQENMNDRTTDYVELNVLQEAPPKLPDVFLDSRFVFLANTAPALQLELLDQIAQPAFVAADTMNLWIDGHLGDLKKLLKRIDCLIINDDEARQLSGRSNLVKAAADVLAMGMKVVIVKKGESGSLMCSADGQTFLLPAYPAAEVVDPTGAGDSFAGGFLGHVAQQGRTDFEALKSALAYGTVVASFTIADFSLSGLTGTSRSEIDARLEELRRFTSF, encoded by the coding sequence ATGTCACTACTGGTTACCGGTTCCATCGGGATTGACACGATCAAGACGCCGCACGGGGTCAGCGAGCGATGCCTCGGCGGTTCGTCGATCTACTTCAGCATGGCGGCCAGCTTCTTTGCGCCCGTGCGATTCGTGGGTGTGGTCGGCGACGATTGTCCGTTCGATCTGGCGGAGGTTTTCAAGGGCCGTGACGTCGACTTGCGGGGTCTGGAGGTGCGGTCCGGCAGCAAGACGTTCGTCTGGCACGGAACGTACCAGGAGAACATGAACGATCGAACGACGGACTACGTCGAGCTCAACGTCTTGCAGGAGGCCCCGCCGAAGCTGCCGGACGTGTTTCTGGACAGCCGCTTCGTGTTCCTGGCCAACACGGCGCCGGCGCTTCAGCTCGAATTGCTCGACCAGATCGCGCAGCCCGCGTTCGTCGCGGCCGACACGATGAACCTCTGGATCGATGGGCACCTCGGCGATCTCAAGAAGCTCCTCAAGCGGATCGACTGCCTGATTATCAACGACGACGAGGCCAGACAGCTTTCCGGCCGGTCCAATCTCGTCAAAGCCGCCGCCGATGTGTTGGCGATGGGCATGAAAGTGGTCATCGTCAAGAAGGGCGAGTCCGGCTCGCTGATGTGCAGCGCCGACGGGCAGACGTTCCTGCTGCCGGCGTATCCGGCCGCCGAGGTGGTGGACCCGACGGGCGCCGGCGACAGTTTTGCCGGCGGCTTTCTCGGCCATGTTGCCCAGCAGGGCCGAACGGACTTCGAGGCCCTGAAGTCGGCGCTGGCGTATGGGACGGTGGTCGCCTCGTTCACAATCGCGGATTTCTCCCTGAGCGGGCTGACCGGAACCAGCCGCAGCGAGATCGACGCCAGGCTGGAAGAGCTGCGGCGATTCACGAGTTTCTGA
- the thpR gene encoding RNA 2',3'-cyclic phosphodiesterase produces MPTMRCFIAIEIDEDIQTALGDLQQEIVAGADIRKSDVKWVHPEAMHLTLKFLGEVRDREVVNVCEAVKTVAARHKAFDLGVNEVGCFGGHSARVLWVGAGLDCPELLELQQDLEDELASAGWPKEARKFSGHLTLCRIRNTKAGVALAKMAEQYKDFDLGAMRCDSACVYQSELRPEGPLYTCLGRYRLR; encoded by the coding sequence ATGCCAACGATGCGGTGTTTCATCGCTATCGAGATTGACGAGGACATCCAGACGGCTTTGGGCGACTTGCAGCAGGAGATCGTTGCCGGGGCGGACATTCGCAAGAGCGACGTCAAATGGGTCCACCCGGAGGCGATGCACCTGACGCTCAAGTTCCTGGGCGAGGTTCGGGATCGCGAGGTCGTCAACGTCTGTGAGGCGGTCAAGACCGTGGCGGCCCGCCATAAGGCGTTCGACCTGGGCGTCAACGAGGTTGGGTGCTTCGGCGGCCACAGCGCTCGCGTGCTATGGGTCGGCGCGGGACTGGACTGCCCCGAGCTGCTGGAACTCCAGCAGGACCTCGAGGACGAGCTGGCCTCGGCCGGCTGGCCCAAAGAGGCCCGCAAGTTCTCCGGGCATCTGACGCTGTGCCGCATACGAAATACCAAGGCCGGCGTGGCGCTGGCCAAGATGGCCGAGCAATACAAGGATTTCGATCTCGGCGCGATGCGCTGCGATTCGGCGTGTGTGTATCAGAGCGAATTGAGGCCGGAAGGACCTCTTTACACGTGTCTGGGCAGGTATAGACTGCGATAG
- a CDS encoding histidinol-phosphatase: protein MTTTGRLSKRVVLCSLVLICMVVGQAAFADEQAGPRWWKGNLHSHTFWSDGDDFPEMVTQWYKEHGYHFLALSDHNILSQGQRWMPVTDARRAAFDKYLARFADEWVETRTNDKGQTEVRLKPLSEVRGLFEQAGRFLLIQSEEITDKPHLNAINLVDLIPPQGGSTMADILQNNIDAVLAQQKKTGQTMLVHVNHPNFQWALTAEDMVGLKGFRFFEVYNAHGYVNNEGDDLRANTERMWDILLTRRLAEQGAGVVYGVATDDAHNYHKFDARAANPGQAWVAVRATHLTPESIIRAMDAGEFYSSTGVSLKDVAFRGKTLTVHIDAEPGVTYTTQFIGTRRGYDPASRVVTDAEGKEIRTTCRYSKDVGAVLAQVQGTTASYEFQGDEIYVRAKVISSRANEKSHVAGEREAAWVQPVVIEQ, encoded by the coding sequence GTGACAACCACAGGCAGACTATCGAAGAGAGTCGTTCTCTGCTCGCTCGTGCTGATCTGCATGGTCGTGGGACAGGCTGCGTTTGCCGACGAACAGGCCGGACCGCGCTGGTGGAAGGGCAATCTGCACAGCCACACGTTCTGGAGCGACGGAGACGATTTCCCCGAAATGGTGACCCAGTGGTACAAGGAACACGGCTATCACTTCCTGGCGCTGTCGGATCACAACATTCTGTCGCAGGGTCAACGCTGGATGCCGGTGACGGACGCCCGACGGGCGGCCTTCGACAAGTACCTCGCCCGGTTCGCAGACGAATGGGTCGAGACGCGAACGAACGACAAGGGCCAAACCGAAGTCCGGCTCAAGCCGTTGTCGGAAGTCCGCGGCCTCTTCGAGCAAGCCGGACGCTTCCTCCTGATCCAGTCCGAGGAGATCACCGACAAGCCCCACCTCAATGCGATCAATCTGGTCGATCTGATTCCGCCACAAGGCGGCTCGACGATGGCCGACATCTTGCAGAACAACATCGATGCCGTTCTGGCCCAGCAGAAAAAGACGGGTCAGACCATGCTGGTCCACGTGAATCACCCGAATTTCCAGTGGGCCCTGACCGCCGAAGACATGGTGGGACTCAAAGGCTTTCGGTTCTTCGAGGTCTACAACGCCCATGGCTACGTGAACAATGAAGGCGATGATCTTCGGGCCAACACGGAACGGATGTGGGATATCCTGCTGACTCGGCGGCTGGCCGAGCAGGGCGCAGGCGTCGTGTACGGCGTGGCGACCGACGATGCACACAACTATCACAAGTTCGATGCCCGCGCCGCCAATCCGGGCCAGGCCTGGGTCGCCGTGCGGGCGACGCATCTGACGCCGGAGTCGATCATCCGCGCCATGGACGCGGGCGAGTTCTACAGCTCGACCGGCGTGTCGCTCAAAGACGTAGCGTTCCGGGGCAAGACCTTGACCGTTCACATAGATGCCGAGCCGGGCGTCACGTACACCACGCAGTTCATCGGCACGCGACGCGGGTATGACCCGGCGAGCCGGGTGGTGACCGATGCCGAGGGCAAAGAGATTCGAACGACGTGCCGTTACAGCAAGGACGTCGGCGCCGTATTGGCCCAAGTCCAGGGAACTACGGCATCATACGAGTTCCAAGGCGATGAGATCTACGTCCGTGCCAAGGTGATTTCCTCGCGGGCCAATGAGAAGTCTCACGTCGCCGGCGAGCGGGAGGCGGCCTGGGTGCAGCCGGTCGTGATCGAACAGTAG
- the alaS gene encoding alanine--tRNA ligase — protein MNQQNNLTRGANNVLTAREIRKSFIDFFLERGHTFVPSSPIVPHGDETLLFTNAGMNQFKDIFVGLTAPQWPRAANSQKCLRVSGKHNDLEEVGKDTYHHTFFEMLGNWSFGDYFKAEAIAWAWELLTKVWQINPDQLWASVFAGDEKDGLPKDEEAARLWTKVTPIPPERVLGFGKKDNFWEMGDTGPCGPCSEIHIDLGPDACNMKGVPGHTCGVNGDCARFIELWNLVFIQYNRQPSGNLVPLAAHGVDTGAGLERIVAVLQNKRSNYDTDLFMPIIERTSELCGHTYTARLGNKTDNAFRVIADHIRTLVFAITDGATPSNDGRGYVIRRILRRASRFGRELDLHEPFLHKLVPVVVDMLGEAFPEIAERAQHVTTVVEAEEASFGRTLDRGLDIFRGAADRAATTPDKTIPGDDAFQLYDTYGFPLDLTQLMAQERGLAVDTGRFAQLMDEQRQRARAAKKSDALLANLTDSELPTTDDQPKYEVDRCESTLLGWIDPDGFKKQGQVPAGVEVGLILDKTCFYAESGGQVGDCGVIQAAGRRPETGEEPTAYGLQPPASFVVENTTKIANCVVHRGKLAEGALGAGQAVTATVSKDRNAIKKNHTATHLLQWALQQVLGKSVTQQGSYVGPDYLRFDFTYPKAPTKDELARVEALVREKIASDLPVTWRVMAKDDAQKLGAMALFGEKYGEEVRVVAVGAGSENEIDRAFSREFCGGTHVDQLGSIGGFKIVKEESISAGVRRITAMTGAALMGYLEQAGEIVDRIAALLQIPAEKLADRVAQLLEDNKKLSRELKTASKATGPDTLAEARDLLDACEKAGDSSIIVGRLASTSIERAREAVDMLKKKAGSAAIVLGFEDDGKVVLLAGVTDDLVKKGLKAGDVIKEIAPIVGGGGGGRPQMAQAGGKDPAKLDEALAQARELIRQKLS, from the coding sequence TTGAACCAGCAGAACAACCTGACCAGAGGTGCGAACAACGTGTTGACCGCCCGTGAAATCCGAAAGAGCTTCATCGACTTCTTCCTCGAAAGAGGCCATACCTTCGTTCCCAGCTCCCCGATCGTGCCGCACGGCGACGAGACGTTGCTGTTCACGAACGCGGGAATGAACCAGTTCAAGGACATCTTCGTGGGCCTGACGGCGCCGCAGTGGCCGCGGGCCGCCAACAGCCAGAAGTGCCTGCGCGTCAGCGGCAAGCACAACGACCTCGAAGAAGTCGGCAAGGACACGTATCACCACACGTTCTTCGAGATGCTCGGCAACTGGTCGTTCGGCGACTACTTCAAAGCCGAGGCGATCGCATGGGCTTGGGAGCTTCTGACCAAGGTCTGGCAGATCAACCCCGATCAGCTCTGGGCGTCGGTCTTCGCGGGCGACGAGAAGGACGGACTGCCAAAAGACGAAGAGGCCGCCCGACTCTGGACGAAGGTCACGCCGATCCCGCCGGAGCGCGTGCTGGGGTTCGGCAAGAAGGACAACTTCTGGGAGATGGGCGATACCGGTCCGTGCGGCCCGTGCAGTGAGATCCACATCGACCTCGGGCCCGATGCGTGCAACATGAAGGGTGTGCCGGGCCACACCTGTGGGGTCAACGGCGATTGCGCTCGCTTCATCGAGCTGTGGAACCTGGTCTTCATTCAGTATAACCGCCAGCCTTCAGGCAACCTCGTGCCGCTCGCTGCCCACGGCGTGGACACCGGCGCCGGGCTCGAACGCATTGTCGCCGTGCTCCAGAACAAACGGAGCAACTACGACACCGACCTGTTCATGCCGATCATCGAACGCACGAGCGAGCTGTGCGGCCATACCTACACGGCGCGACTGGGCAACAAGACGGACAATGCGTTTCGCGTGATCGCCGACCACATTCGCACGCTCGTGTTCGCCATCACCGACGGTGCTACCCCCTCGAACGACGGGCGCGGTTACGTCATCCGGCGCATCCTTCGCCGGGCATCGCGCTTCGGCCGGGAACTCGACTTGCACGAGCCGTTCCTGCACAAACTGGTCCCCGTCGTGGTCGATATGCTGGGCGAGGCCTTCCCCGAAATCGCCGAACGCGCTCAGCACGTTACGACGGTCGTTGAGGCCGAAGAGGCAAGCTTCGGTCGCACGCTCGACCGGGGTCTGGACATCTTCCGAGGCGCCGCCGATCGCGCCGCCACGACGCCCGACAAGACGATCCCCGGCGACGATGCCTTCCAGCTCTACGACACGTACGGTTTTCCTCTCGATCTGACGCAGTTGATGGCCCAGGAGCGCGGTCTGGCCGTGGACACCGGCCGGTTCGCCCAGTTGATGGACGAGCAGCGCCAGCGGGCCCGGGCCGCCAAGAAGAGCGACGCTCTACTGGCCAACCTCACCGACAGCGAACTGCCGACGACCGACGATCAGCCGAAGTACGAGGTCGATCGGTGCGAGAGCACGCTCCTCGGCTGGATCGATCCGGATGGCTTCAAGAAACAGGGCCAGGTACCTGCGGGCGTTGAAGTCGGTCTGATTCTCGACAAGACGTGTTTCTACGCCGAGTCCGGCGGGCAAGTGGGTGACTGCGGCGTCATTCAGGCCGCAGGCCGCAGGCCGGAGACGGGAGAAGAACCTACAGCCTACGGCCTACAGCCTCCAGCCTCCTTCGTTGTCGAGAACACCACGAAGATCGCCAACTGCGTCGTCCATCGGGGCAAGTTGGCCGAAGGGGCGCTCGGTGCAGGCCAGGCGGTCACCGCGACGGTCAGTAAGGACCGCAACGCCATCAAGAAGAACCACACCGCCACGCACCTGCTCCAGTGGGCCTTGCAGCAGGTGCTTGGCAAGTCCGTCACGCAGCAGGGCAGTTACGTCGGGCCCGATTACCTTCGCTTCGACTTCACGTATCCCAAGGCGCCGACGAAAGACGAACTGGCCAGGGTGGAGGCCCTCGTGCGCGAGAAGATCGCGTCCGATCTGCCCGTGACCTGGAGAGTGATGGCCAAGGACGACGCGCAGAAGCTCGGCGCGATGGCCCTGTTCGGCGAGAAGTATGGTGAGGAGGTCCGCGTTGTGGCCGTCGGCGCTGGCAGCGAGAATGAGATCGACAGGGCGTTCAGCCGGGAGTTCTGCGGCGGCACGCACGTCGATCAGCTCGGCTCGATCGGCGGCTTCAAGATCGTCAAAGAGGAGAGCATCTCGGCCGGCGTACGCCGCATCACCGCGATGACCGGCGCGGCCCTGATGGGCTATCTCGAACAGGCCGGCGAGATCGTCGATCGCATCGCCGCTCTGCTCCAGATCCCGGCCGAGAAACTCGCCGACCGCGTCGCCCAGCTTCTCGAAGACAATAAGAAGCTGAGCAGGGAGCTCAAGACCGCCTCGAAGGCCACCGGCCCCGATACGCTGGCCGAGGCCCGCGATTTGCTCGACGCCTGCGAAAAAGCGGGAGATTCATCGATTATCGTCGGCCGTCTGGCGTCTACTTCCATAGAGCGGGCCCGCGAGGCCGTGGACATGCTCAAGAAGAAGGCCGGCTCGGCCGCCATCGTGCTGGGCTTCGAGGACGACGGCAAGGTCGTGCTGCTGGCCGGCGTGACGGACGATCTCGTCAAGAAGGGCCTCAAGGCCGGCGACGTCATCAAGGAGATCGCCCCCATCGTCGGTGGCGGCGGCGGCGGCCGACCCCAGATGGCCCAGGCCGGCGGCAAAGACCCCGCCAAACTCGACGAAGCGCTCGCCCAGGCCAGGGAGTTGATAAGGCAGAAGTTGTCGTAA
- the gltX gene encoding glutamate--tRNA ligase: MSEPVVTRFAPSPTGYLHVGGARTALFNWLWARRTGGRFILRIEDTDQKRNTPTAAQQVMTDLRWLGIEWDEGPDVGGPNGPYCQSERRDLYDKHIRQLLDEGKAYYCFETSEDLDVMRQEAETRKTGFIFRRPERSPSEQDAQKARAEGRPVTVRFAIPQDVPIVVNDIVRGQISFNPAELGDFIILKSDGFPTYNFACVVDDRLMDVTHVIRGQEHLMNTPGQQALWQAMFPEAPLPQYAHMSVTVSDSGGKLSKRERPKALRTAIQALPDLDTARLAEVGGIGEEEVQTFLAGESVPDMPAIDAIAKHIGVHLPEINIVDFCKSGYLPETLVNFLALLGWNPGDQREVMTVEELIESFDLTRLTKSNSLFDRQKLVAFNTEHLRMLPGEKVLGYLKAYLTEVQSPLLKADDETLLRIIRLCEGARTLEDIDNKSRFLFVVDDKIEFDEKAVKKVLLKAGALDVLHVVRDRLATMDEYTEQALEEMLRGLAEEKQVGLGKVAQPLRVALCGTTISLSIFDSVNLLGKERTLARIDAALERFHSQVQSE; the protein is encoded by the coding sequence GTGTCAGAGCCAGTGGTAACACGTTTTGCCCCGTCGCCGACGGGCTATCTGCACGTCGGGGGGGCCCGGACTGCGCTGTTCAACTGGCTGTGGGCCCGTCGGACGGGCGGTCGGTTCATCCTGCGAATCGAGGACACGGACCAGAAACGCAACACCCCGACGGCCGCCCAGCAGGTGATGACCGATCTGCGATGGCTGGGGATCGAGTGGGATGAGGGCCCGGACGTGGGCGGGCCGAACGGGCCGTACTGCCAATCCGAACGGCGAGACCTCTACGACAAGCACATCCGCCAGCTCCTCGACGAAGGCAAGGCCTACTACTGCTTCGAGACGTCGGAAGACCTGGACGTGATGCGCCAGGAGGCCGAGACCCGCAAGACGGGCTTCATCTTTCGCCGGCCCGAGCGGTCCCCCTCGGAGCAGGACGCACAGAAGGCCCGGGCTGAGGGCCGGCCGGTGACTGTGCGGTTCGCGATTCCGCAGGACGTCCCGATCGTGGTCAACGACATCGTTCGCGGGCAGATCAGTTTCAACCCAGCCGAACTGGGCGATTTCATCATCCTCAAGAGCGACGGCTTCCCCACGTACAACTTCGCTTGCGTGGTGGACGACCGCCTGATGGACGTGACCCACGTCATTCGCGGCCAGGAGCACCTGATGAACACGCCGGGCCAGCAGGCCCTGTGGCAGGCGATGTTCCCCGAGGCGCCGCTGCCCCAGTATGCCCACATGTCCGTGACCGTCAGCGACAGCGGAGGCAAGCTCTCCAAGCGCGAGCGGCCCAAGGCCCTCCGCACGGCGATCCAGGCTCTGCCGGACCTTGACACAGCCAGGCTGGCCGAGGTCGGTGGAATCGGCGAAGAGGAGGTCCAGACGTTTCTGGCCGGCGAGAGTGTGCCCGACATGCCGGCGATCGATGCCATCGCCAAACACATCGGTGTCCATCTGCCCGAGATCAACATCGTGGATTTCTGCAAGAGCGGCTATCTGCCCGAGACGCTGGTCAACTTCCTGGCGCTGCTGGGCTGGAACCCCGGCGATCAGCGGGAGGTCATGACCGTCGAGGAGTTGATCGAGTCGTTCGACCTGACTCGATTGACCAAGAGCAACAGCCTCTTCGACCGCCAGAAGCTCGTCGCCTTCAACACCGAGCACCTTCGCATGCTGCCGGGCGAGAAGGTCCTGGGGTATCTCAAGGCCTATCTGACCGAGGTCCAGTCGCCCCTGCTCAAGGCCGACGACGAGACCCTGCTGCGAATCATCCGGCTCTGTGAAGGAGCGCGGACGCTCGAAGACATCGACAACAAGAGCCGGTTCCTCTTCGTCGTCGACGACAAGATCGAGTTCGACGAGAAGGCCGTCAAGAAGGTCCTGCTCAAGGCCGGTGCTCTGGATGTGCTGCACGTCGTGCGGGACCGTCTGGCGACGATGGACGAGTACACCGAGCAGGCCCTCGAAGAGATGCTGCGCGGCCTGGCCGAAGAGAAACAGGTCGGCCTGGGCAAGGTGGCCCAGCCCTTACGCGTCGCGCTGTGTGGGACCACGATCAGCCTGTCGATTTTCGACTCGGTCAATCTGCTCGGCAAAGAACGGACGCTGGCCCGCATCGACGCTGCCCTGGAGAGATTCCACAGTCAAGTCCAATCGGAGTAA
- the metX gene encoding homoserine O-acetyltransferase MetX — MTAIGENSVGLVETKVLRVVEADAPLLLECGKRLGPIDVAYETYGQLNEARDNAILVCHALSGSAHAAGVHRPDDAKPGWWEDMIGPGKGIDTDKYFVLCSNVLGGCSGTTGPSSVDPETGQPYGLRFPIITIADMVRVQKLLLDRLGIDHLLAVIGGSIGGMQVLQWSIAYPEMMDAAIPVATTTHLGAQSIAFDAVGRNAILADASFANGQYHGKSVPARGLAIARMIGHITYLSEEGMRQKFGRQLRSTEKYSYDFNSEFSVETYLDYQGQTFVDRFDANSYLYITKASDYFDLARDHGSLQQAFANAKARFLVVSFSSDWLFTPAQSEAIVDALVANGRDVSFCNIDSSYGHDAFLLENDTLGAFINCFLTATRRRNGVEVEGVCCPRHPRVPSRAEQAHRARVDYQLVESLIEPDATVLDVGCGDGELLARLRQDKRIEGRGIELEQDLVLNGVCKRLSIIQYDIERGLGSYADRSFDYAILSQTVQTIRDPERVLTELLRVGRQVVVSFPNFAHWRSRVQLMCRGKAPVTRQLPFGWHDTPNIHCLSLKDFDEFCGHLGATIERRVPLVKTRPSPVRLWPNLLAEQVIYVLRKD, encoded by the coding sequence ATGACGGCTATTGGGGAAAACTCCGTGGGTCTGGTCGAGACCAAGGTCCTCCGCGTCGTTGAGGCGGACGCCCCTTTGCTGCTGGAATGCGGCAAGAGGCTCGGTCCGATCGACGTGGCGTATGAGACCTACGGGCAGCTCAACGAAGCCCGCGACAACGCCATTCTCGTCTGCCACGCGCTGAGCGGCAGCGCTCACGCGGCCGGGGTTCACCGCCCTGACGATGCGAAGCCGGGTTGGTGGGAGGACATGATCGGCCCGGGAAAGGGCATCGACACCGACAAGTACTTCGTTCTCTGTTCGAATGTCCTCGGCGGCTGCTCCGGGACCACGGGCCCCTCGTCGGTCGACCCGGAGACGGGCCAGCCCTACGGCCTGCGCTTTCCCATCATCACCATCGCCGACATGGTGCGGGTCCAGAAACTGCTGCTCGACCGCTTGGGGATCGACCACCTGTTGGCCGTGATCGGCGGATCGATCGGCGGCATGCAGGTCCTGCAATGGTCCATCGCCTATCCGGAAATGATGGACGCCGCGATCCCGGTCGCCACGACGACGCACCTCGGCGCCCAGTCCATTGCCTTCGATGCCGTCGGACGAAACGCCATTCTGGCCGACGCCAGTTTTGCCAACGGGCAGTACCATGGCAAATCGGTTCCCGCCCGCGGTCTGGCGATCGCCCGGATGATCGGACACATTACGTATCTGTCCGAGGAAGGCATGCGCCAGAAGTTCGGCCGACAACTCCGCAGCACCGAGAAGTACAGCTACGATTTCAACTCGGAGTTCTCGGTCGAGACCTATCTGGACTACCAGGGCCAGACCTTCGTCGACCGATTCGACGCCAACAGTTACCTGTACATCACGAAGGCGTCCGATTACTTCGACCTCGCCCGAGACCACGGCTCGCTCCAACAGGCCTTTGCCAACGCCAAGGCACGCTTCCTGGTGGTCAGCTTCAGCAGCGACTGGCTGTTCACGCCGGCCCAGTCGGAGGCGATCGTCGACGCCCTCGTCGCCAACGGCCGGGACGTCAGCTTCTGCAACATCGACTCATCCTACGGACACGATGCCTTCCTGCTGGAGAACGACACGCTCGGCGCATTCATCAACTGCTTCCTGACCGCCACGCGCCGTCGCAATGGCGTCGAGGTCGAGGGCGTCTGTTGCCCGAGGCATCCGAGAGTGCCGAGCCGGGCCGAGCAAGCGCACCGGGCGCGCGTCGACTATCAGCTCGTCGAATCGTTGATCGAACCCGATGCCACCGTGCTGGACGTCGGTTGCGGCGACGGCGAGCTGCTGGCCCGCCTGCGCCAGGACAAGCGAATCGAGGGACGCGGCATCGAGCTCGAACAGGATCTTGTCCTTAATGGCGTATGCAAGAGGCTGTCGATCATCCAATACGATATCGAACGCGGGCTCGGCAGCTACGCCGACAGGAGCTTCGACTATGCCATCCTGTCGCAGACGGTTCAGACGATCCGAGACCCCGAGCGGGTGCTCACCGAACTTCTGCGCGTCGGACGCCAGGTCGTCGTCAGTTTCCCGAATTTCGCCCATTGGCGGTCGCGGGTGCAGTTGATGTGCCGGGGCAAGGCGCCGGTGACGCGCCAGTTGCCGTTCGGCTGGCACGATACGCCCAACATCCACTGCCTGTCGCTGAAGGATTTCGACGAATTCTGCGGGCATCTCGGCGCTACGATCGAGAGGCGGGTTCCCCTTGTCAAGACCCGTCCCAGCCCGGTCCGCCTCTGGCCGAACCTGTTGGCCGAGCAGGTGATCTACGTACTGAGAAAGGATTAG
- the recA gene encoding recombinase RecA, which translates to MARAKKATPVAEASGKDAALHRVIAQIEKQYGQGSIMQMDEHSYARIEGIGTGSLSLDIALGGAGLPRGRITELFGPESSGKTTLALHAIAEAQKLGGVAAFIDAEHALDTTWAKRLGVDVSSLLVSQPDTGEQALDIAQMLIASNSVDIIIVDSVAALTPKAEIEGEMGDTHVGLQARLMSQAMRKLTAIISKSRTALIFINQIRMKIGVMFGNPETTPGGKALKFYSSVRIDLRRITTLKDAKGAIGSRVRARIVKNKIAPPFRDSEFDIMFDSGISYEGDLLDMALASDIVQKSGAWINFGDLRLGQGRENAKTYLIENPDLRSEIKNKVLVAKGLIEPEKGKTKDAESEE; encoded by the coding sequence ATGGCAAGAGCGAAGAAGGCAACACCGGTGGCGGAGGCCAGTGGCAAGGATGCGGCCCTGCATCGCGTGATTGCGCAGATCGAGAAGCAGTACGGACAAGGCTCCATCATGCAGATGGACGAGCACTCGTACGCCCGAATCGAAGGCATCGGCACCGGGTCGCTGTCGCTGGACATCGCGCTGGGCGGTGCCGGACTGCCGCGAGGCCGGATCACGGAACTGTTCGGCCCCGAGTCCTCCGGCAAGACGACGCTGGCGCTGCACGCCATCGCCGAGGCCCAGAAGCTCGGGGGAGTAGCCGCGTTCATCGACGCCGAGCACGCTCTCGATACAACGTGGGCCAAGCGGCTGGGCGTCGATGTCAGCAGCCTGCTGGTCAGTCAGCCTGATACGGGCGAGCAGGCGCTCGACATCGCCCAGATGCTCATCGCCTCGAATTCCGTGGACATCATCATCGTGGACTCCGTGGCCGCGCTGACCCCGAAGGCCGAGATCGAAGGGGAGATGGGTGACACGCACGTCGGTCTCCAGGCCCGCCTGATGAGCCAGGCGATGCGGAAGCTCACTGCCATCATCAGCAAGAGCCGGACGGCCCTGATCTTTATCAACCAGATCCGCATGAAGATCGGCGTGATGTTCGGCAACCCCGAGACGACGCCGGGCGGAAAGGCCCTGAAGTTCTACAGCTCCGTCCGCATCGATCTGCGGCGGATCACCACGCTCAAAGACGCCAAGGGCGCCATCGGATCGCGCGTCCGGGCGCGGATCGTCAAGAACAAGATCGCTCCGCCCTTCCGCGACAGCGAGTTCGACATCATGTTCGACAGCGGGATCAGCTATGAGGGCGATCTGCTCGATATGGCCCTGGCGTCCGACATCGTGCAGAAGAGCGGCGCGTGGATCAACTTTGGCGATCTTCGCCTCGGGCAGGGGCGGGAAAACGCCAAGACCTACCTTATCGAGAACCCCGATCTGAGAAGTGAGATCAAGAACAAGGTCCTGGTGGCCAAGGGGCTGATCGAGCCCGAGAAGGGCAAGACCAAGGACGCAGAATCGGAGGAATAG
- the nikR gene encoding nickel-responsive transcriptional regulator NikR has translation MADLERIGISLDKDLLSQFDALIARQGYQSRSEAVRDLVRQQLSRERIADPQAEAVAAVFLVYDHHAANLTEKLIAVQHSHLLHAISSLHVHLDEHDCLEIIVLRGQVAEINRVGENILSMKGVKLGRVNLVAV, from the coding sequence ATGGCAGATCTGGAACGCATAGGCATTTCGCTCGACAAGGACCTGTTGTCGCAGTTTGATGCCCTGATCGCTCGACAGGGCTATCAGAGTCGTTCGGAGGCGGTTCGCGACCTGGTGCGGCAGCAATTGAGCCGGGAGCGGATCGCTGACCCGCAGGCCGAGGCTGTGGCGGCCGTCTTCCTCGTCTACGACCACCACGCCGCCAATCTCACCGAGAAGCTCATCGCCGTGCAGCACTCCCACCTGCTGCACGCGATCAGTTCGCTGCACGTGCACCTCGATGAGCATGACTGCCTCGAAATCATCGTCCTGCGCGGCCAGGTCGCCGAGATCAATCGGGTCGGCGAGAACATCCTGAGCATGAAGGGCGTCAAACTCGGCCGCGTCAACCTCGTCGCCGTATAG